The following DNA comes from Enterocloster bolteae.
GATTTGACAGTTCCGGGAATATTGGCTCTTATGGCCGCCGTAGTATCCATTATTGTAAAGGAGTGGATGTATTGGTTTACCAGATCGGTGGCAAAGAAGATTAATTCCGGCTCTCTGATGGCAGATGCGTGGCACCACCGTTCAGATGCTCTATCTTCTATTGGTTCGTTTGCGGGGATTTTGGGGGCAAGGCTTGGCTATCCTATTTTAGATTCAATTGCCAGCGTTATCATTTGTGTGGTGATTGTGAAGGTGTCCATGGATATTTTCTATGATGCCATCAATAAAATGGTAGATCATTCCTGTAATGAGGCTACTGAAGATAAAATACGAAGTCTCATTGCCACAATCCCTGGAATAAGGCGTATTGACCTACTACACACCCGCCTGTTTGGTATGAAAATATATGTGGATATTGAGATCGCTGTAGATGAAAACTTACGGTTAAAAGAAGCGCATCATATTGCTGAGCAGGTTCATTACTCAGTAGAAAATTCCT
Coding sequences within:
- a CDS encoding cation diffusion facilitator family transporter, which gives rise to MEKKSNPHNTAQKAAMYVSSISIIVNLLLSLFKLIAGIIARSDAMISDAVHSASDVLSTIVVIVGSKISSKESDTEHPYGHERIECVSSIILSGMLLVTGIGIGIVGVKKIIAGSTGDDLTVPGILALMAAVVSIIVKEWMYWFTRSVAKKINSGSLMADAWHHRSDALSSIGSFAGILGARLGYPILDSIASVIICVVIVKVSMDIFYDAINKMVDHSCNEATEDKIRSLIATIPGIRRIDLLHTRLFGMKIYVDIEIAVDENLRLKEAHHIAEQVHYSVENSFPEVKHCMVHVNPASTVPVGSTK